One genomic window of Coffea eugenioides isolate CCC68of chromosome 1, Ceug_1.0, whole genome shotgun sequence includes the following:
- the LOC113781162 gene encoding pentatricopeptide repeat-containing protein At3g63370, chloroplastic-like — MDEAARVFSEMKEKDNISWNSMLSGFVQNGLYEDALCVFSEMKNLVQKPDQISLVSMLAASGRLGNLSHGMQIHAFSLKNKMDNDLLVGNTLVDMYAKCGRTDYMHFVFDRMPYKDSVTWTTAISGYARNNLPMKSLQLFREINVEKMEVDMLMIGSILLACSDLKCHSLVKEIHAYFMRRGLYDLVTENTLVKVYGDCKNINYACKVFKLIEFKNVVSFTSMMSSYVDNGLASEALELVPRMKENKIELDCVATLSILSAAADLSALRKGKEIHGFLLRNGFVIEGPVASSLVDMYACCGIVDDSYKVFSSTLNKDLPIWTSMISAYGMHGYGKVAIDLFRRLESENLVPDHITFLAVLYACSHSALVEEGKEVFESMQDEYKLKPWPEHYTCMVDMLARANYLEEAFHFVTMMKAEPTAAVWCALLGACRVHSNEKIREIAASKLMELDPVNPGNYVLVSNAYAATERWEDVEEVRSKMKGKELKKDPACSWIEVGNKFHVFIAHDRSHPESDEIKQNLDQITEKLVKGGGYVPQTKYVLHNVEEEEKIKLLTGHSERLAISYGLLNTTSRTPIRITKNLRVCGDCHNFTKLTSKYLKREIIVRDANRFHHFRDGVCSCGDFW, encoded by the coding sequence ATGGATGAGGCTGCGAGAGTTTTCAGTGAGATGAAGGAGAAAGATAATATTTCATGGAATTCAATGCTGTCAGGTTTTGTACAGAATGGATTGTATGAAGATGCTCTCTGTGTTTTTTCTGAGATGAAAAATTTGGTTCAGAAACCCGACCAGATTTCACTTGTAAGTATGCTTGCAGCCTCTGGAAGATTGGGAAATCTGTCGCATGGAATGCAAATTCAtgctttttctttgaaaaacaaaatggATAATGATTTGCTGGTTGGAAACACCCTTGTGGACATGTACGCAAAGTGCGGCAGGACAGATTACATGCACTTTGTTTTTGATAGGATGCCTTATAAAGATTCTGTTACTTGGACGACAGCAATTTCTGGTTATGCTCGGAACAATCTTCCCATGAAGTCTTTGCAACTGTTTCGAGAAATAAATGTGGAAAAGATGGAGGTTGACATGTTAATGATTGGAAGCATTCTCCTTGCTTGTAGTGATTTAAAGTGCCATTCTCTTgtgaaagaaattcatgcttatttcaTGAGAAGAGGCCTATATGATCTAGTCACAGAGAATACGCTTGTTAAAGTGTATGGGGACTGCAAAAACATCAATTATGCTTGTAAGGTTTTCAAACTAATCGAATTTAAGAATGTTGTGTCCTTCACGAGCATGATGTCTTCTTATGTCGATAATGGATTGGCAAGTGAGGCTCTTGAACTAGTACCTCGtatgaaagaaaacaaaattgaacTAGATTGTGTTGCAACACTGAGTATCCTGTCTGCTGCTGCAGATTTATCGGCATTGAGGAAAGGAAAAGAGATTCATGGCTTCCTACTCAGGAATGGGTTTGTTATTGAAGGTCCTGTCGCCAGCTCTCTTGTGGACATGTATGCTTGCTGTGGGATTGTGGATGACTCGTATAAGGTTTTCAGTAGTACCTTGAATAAAGACTTGCCTATATGGACGAGCATGATCAGTGCATACGGAATGCATGGTTATGGTAAGGTGGCCATTGATTTGTTTAGGAGGTTGGAAAGTGAAAATCTAGTTCCTGATCACATTACTTTCTTAGCTGTTCTTTATGCATGTAGTCATTCCGCTTTGGTGGAAGAGGGCAAAGAAGTTTTTGAATCAATGCAAGATGAATACAAATTGAAGCCATGGCCAGAACACTACACTTGCATGGTTGATATGCTTGCCCGTGCAAATTACCTAGAAGaagcatttcattttgtgaCGATGATGAAAGCGGAGCCTACAGCCGCTGTTTGGTGTGCTCTCCTCGGTGCTTGCCGTGTTCACTCAAACGAAAAAATTAGAGAAATTGCTGCTAGTAAACTCATGGAACTAGATCCAGTGAATCCGGGAAATTATGTGCTGGTATCCAATGCATATGCTGCGACAGAGAGATGGGAAGATGTGGAGGAAGTGAGATCGAAGATGAAAGGAAAAGAGTTGAAGAAAGATCCTGCATGTAGTTGGATAGAGGTTGGCAATAAGTTCCACGTGTTCATTGCCCATGATAGGTCTCATCCAGAGTCTGACGAGATTAAGCAAAATTTGGATCAGATCACTgaaaaattggtaaaaggaGGAGGATATGTGCCTCAAACTAAATATGTTTTACACAACGTagaggaggaagaaaaaataaagttaCTAACTGGACATAGTGAACGGCTGGCTATATCATATGGGCTACTCAACACCACATCTAGGACCCCGATACGAATCACCAAGAATCTTCGGGTCTGTGGTGATTGCCATAACTTCACCAAGCTAACTTCAAAGTACCTTAAACGAGAAATCATTGTACGGGACGCCAACAGATTTCATCATTTCAGGGACGGAGTTTGTTCTTGTGGAGATTTCTGGTGA
- the LOC113780357 gene encoding pentatricopeptide repeat-containing protein At3g63370, chloroplastic-like — MYGKCGSLLDARKVFDEMLELNIFAWNAMIGACVGNDRPLGALELYKEMRMLDFPLDAHTFPSLFKACAAVKDLCSGCEIHGLTIKLGFLSNAFVVNSLVGMYSKCDDIPAAYQLFSRTSVREDVVAWNSLISAHAASGMSTEGLGLFEEMLYAGVTPSSYTFVPVLQACEEPALGKLGRGIHAIVLKSGRHLETHVANSLVVMYGKNNSMDEAARVFSEMKEKDNISWNSMLSGFVQNGLYEDALCVFSEMKNLVQKPDQISLVSMLAASGRLGNLSHGMQIHAFSLKNKMDNDLLVGNTLVDMYAKCGRTDYMHFVFDRMPYKDSVTWTTAISGYARNNLPMKSLQLFREINVEKMEVDMLMIGSILLACSDLKCHSLVKEIHAYFMRRGLYDLVTENTLVKVYGDCKNINYACKVFKLIEFKNVVSFTSMMSSYVDNGLASEALELVPRMKENKIELDCVATLSILSAAADLSALRKGKEIHGFLLRNGFVIEGPVASSLVDMYACCGIVDDSYKVFSSTLNKDLPIWTSMISAYGMHGYGKVAIDLFRRLESENLVPDHITFLAVLYACSHSALVEEGKEVFESMQDEYKLKPWPEHYTCMVDMLARANYLEEAFHFVTMMKAEPTAAVWCALLGACRVHSNEKIREIAASKLMELDPVNPGNYVLVSNAYAATERWEDVEEVRSKMKGKELKKDPACSWIEVGNKFHVFIAHDRSHPESDEIKQNLDQITEKLVKGGGYVPQTKYVLHNVEEEEKIKLLTGHSERLAISYGLLNTTSRTPIRITKNLRVCGDCHNFTKLTSKYLKREIIVRDANRFHHFRDGVCSCGDFW, encoded by the coding sequence GAATGCCATGATTGGTGCTTGTGTTGGAAATGATCGACCTTTGGGAGCGTTGGAATTGTACAAGGAAATGCGGATGTTGGATTTTCCTCTCGATGCACATACTTTTCCTTCTTTATTCAAGGCTTGTGCTGCGGTTAAAGATCTATGTAGCGGCTGTGAAATTCATGGACTAACGATCAAATTGGGATTTTTGTCCAATGCCTTTGTGGTTAATTCACTTGTGGGCATGTACTCTAAGTGTGATGATATCCCTGCAGCATACCAATTGTTCAGTAGAACGAGTGTGAGAGAGGATGTTGTGGCATGGAATTCTTTGATTTCAGCGCATGCAGCGAGTGGGATGAGTACAGAAGGTTTGGGGTTATTTGAAGAAATGCTATATGCTGGTGTAACTCCTAGCAGTTATACATTTGTGCCTGTTCTTCAGGCCTGTGAAGAGCCTGCACTTGGGAAATTGGGCAGAGGAATTCATGCTATCGTTCTAAAATCAGGTCGTCATCTTGAGACACATGTTGCCAACTCTTTGGTTGTTATGTATGGAAAAAACAATAGTATGGATGAGGCTGCGAGAGTTTTCAGTGAGATGAAGGAGAAAGATAATATTTCATGGAATTCAATGCTGTCAGGTTTTGTACAGAATGGATTGTATGAAGATGCTCTCTGTGTTTTTTCTGAGATGAAAAATTTGGTTCAGAAACCCGACCAGATTTCACTTGTAAGTATGCTTGCAGCCTCTGGAAGATTGGGAAATCTGTCGCATGGAATGCAAATTCAtgctttttctttgaaaaacaaaatggATAATGATTTGCTGGTTGGAAACACCCTTGTGGACATGTACGCAAAGTGCGGCAGGACAGATTACATGCACTTTGTTTTTGATAGGATGCCTTATAAAGATTCTGTTACTTGGACGACAGCAATTTCTGGTTATGCTCGGAACAATCTTCCCATGAAGTCTTTGCAACTGTTTCGAGAAATAAATGTGGAAAAGATGGAGGTTGACATGTTAATGATTGGAAGCATTCTCCTTGCTTGTAGTGATTTAAAGTGCCATTCTCTTgtgaaagaaattcatgcttatttcaTGAGAAGAGGCCTATATGATCTAGTCACAGAGAATACGCTTGTTAAAGTGTATGGGGACTGCAAAAACATCAATTATGCTTGTAAGGTTTTCAAACTAATCGAATTTAAGAATGTTGTGTCCTTCACGAGCATGATGTCTTCTTATGTCGATAATGGATTGGCAAGTGAGGCTCTTGAACTAGTACCTCGtatgaaagaaaacaaaattgaacTAGATTGTGTTGCAACACTGAGTATCCTGTCTGCTGCTGCAGATTTATCGGCATTGAGGAAAGGAAAAGAGATTCATGGCTTCCTACTCAGGAATGGGTTTGTTATTGAAGGTCCTGTCGCTAGCTCTCTTGTGGACATGTATGCTTGCTGTGGGATTGTGGATGACTCGTATAAGGTTTTCAGTAGTACCTTGAATAAAGACTTGCCTATATGGACGAGCATGATCAGTGCATACGGAATGCATGGTTATGGTAAGGTGGCCATTGATTTGTTTAGGAGGTTGGAAAGTGAAAATCTAGTTCCTGATCACATTACTTTCTTAGCTGTTCTTTATGCATGTAGTCATTCCGCTTTGGTGGAAGAGGGCAAAGAAGTTTTTGAATCAATGCAAGATGAATACAAATTGAAGCCATGGCCAGAACACTACACTTGCATGGTTGATATGCTTGCCCGTGCAAATTACCTAGAAGaagcatttcattttgtgaCGATGATGAAAGCGGAGCCTACAGCCGCTGTTTGGTGTGCTCTCCTCGGTGCTTGCCGTGTTCACTCAAACGAAAAAATTAGAGAAATTGCTGCTAGTAAACTCATGGAACTAGATCCAGTGAATCCGGGAAATTATGTGCTGGTATCCAATGCATATGCTGCGACAGAGAGATGGGAAGATGTGGAGGAAGTGAGATCGAAGATGAAAGGAAAAGAGTTGAAGAAAGATCCTGCATGTAGTTGGATAGAGGTTGGCAATAAGTTCCACGTGTTCATTGCCCATGATAGGTCTCATCCAGAGTCTGACGAGATTAAGCAAAATTTGGATCAGATCACTgaaaaattggtaaaaggaGGAGGATATGTGCCTCAAACTAAATATGTTTTACACAACGTagaggaggaagaaaaaataaagttaCTAACTGGACATAGTGAACGGCTGGCTATATCATATGGGCTACTCAACACCACATCTAGGACCCCGATACGAATCACCAAGAATCTTCGGGTCTGTGGTGATTGCCATAACTTCACCAAGCTAACTTCAAAGTACCTTAAACGAGAAATCATTGTACGGGACGCCAACAGATTTCATCATTTCAGGGACGGAGTTTGTTCTTGTGGAGATTTCTGGTGA